One stretch of Streptomyces peucetius DNA includes these proteins:
- a CDS encoding ABC transporter substrate-binding protein, which produces MRAQGRRGRLLTAAAALALLMTGCSGGPARDDGTVRLRFQSLAWQKESVDANKELVREWNAAHPDIQVEYVQGSWDSVHDQLLTSFEGGEAPDVIHDASDDLADFAYGGYLADLTELLPERLKSDIPEQSWETTTFGDGVYGVPFLQEPRVLIANTKILRASGVRVPTAAKPWSWAEFRQVTKDLTERMGDGKYAVAWPLKEPVSVTLNLGLSAGGRLFHRGDDGKVTVDFQGGDAVVPRTIHDQVNVDRSASRSTLGMGGSDSLPGFFGGKYAMVPLGFSYRQQIAQQAPEGFEWTVLPAPAGPGGPVQGVSPQTLSISEDSAHKREAMRFVDFMLRPPNMVRLAKGDWMLPTGTQALKDPALHTPEHGWATGAALARSLRSAPAQSVRGYPEWKDKVATPAYQEYYSGAIDEKELKERLTRDGNLVLARYQR; this is translated from the coding sequence ATGCGCGCACAGGGACGACGAGGCCGGCTGCTCACTGCCGCCGCCGCACTCGCTCTGCTGATGACGGGCTGCTCCGGCGGCCCGGCCCGCGACGACGGCACGGTCCGGCTCCGTTTCCAGTCGCTGGCCTGGCAGAAGGAGTCCGTCGACGCCAACAAGGAGCTGGTGAGGGAGTGGAACGCCGCCCACCCCGACATCCAGGTCGAGTACGTCCAGGGCAGCTGGGACAGCGTGCACGACCAGTTGCTGACCTCGTTCGAGGGCGGCGAGGCGCCCGACGTGATCCATGACGCCTCCGACGATCTCGCCGACTTCGCCTACGGCGGTTATCTCGCCGACCTGACGGAGCTGCTCCCGGAGCGCCTGAAATCGGACATCCCGGAGCAGAGCTGGGAGACGACGACGTTCGGCGACGGTGTCTACGGTGTCCCGTTCCTCCAGGAGCCGCGGGTACTGATCGCCAACACGAAGATCCTCCGAGCGTCCGGGGTGCGGGTGCCGACGGCCGCGAAGCCATGGAGCTGGGCGGAGTTCCGTCAGGTCACCAAGGATCTGACGGAGCGGATGGGGGACGGGAAGTATGCCGTCGCCTGGCCGCTCAAGGAGCCCGTCTCCGTCACGCTCAACCTCGGCCTCTCCGCCGGCGGCCGGCTGTTCCACCGCGGTGACGACGGCAAGGTCACCGTCGACTTCCAAGGCGGCGACGCCGTGGTGCCCAGGACGATCCACGACCAGGTGAACGTCGACCGGAGCGCCTCGCGCAGCACGCTCGGCATGGGCGGCTCCGACTCGCTTCCCGGCTTCTTCGGCGGCAAGTACGCGATGGTCCCGCTGGGCTTCTCCTACCGGCAGCAGATAGCGCAGCAGGCACCGGAGGGCTTCGAGTGGACCGTGCTGCCCGCTCCGGCCGGCCCCGGCGGGCCGGTCCAGGGCGTGAGCCCGCAGACGCTGTCGATCTCCGAGGACAGTGCGCACAAGAGGGAGGCCATGCGGTTCGTCGACTTCATGCTCCGCCCGCCGAACATGGTGCGGCTGGCGAAGGGCGACTGGATGCTGCCGACCGGCACGCAGGCTCTGAAGGACCCGGCTCTGCACACGCCGGAGCACGGCTGGGCGACCGGCGCCGCTCTCGCGAGGAGCCTGAGATCCGCGCCGGCGCAGTCGGTGCGCGGCTACCCGGAGTGGAAGGACAAGGTGGCGACGCCCGCGTACCAGGAGTACTACAGCGGCGCGATCGACGAGAAGGAGCTGAAGGAGCGGCTGACACGGGACGGGAATCTGGTGCTGGCCCGCTACCAGCGCTGA
- a CDS encoding carbohydrate ABC transporter permease: MTARRIGRAGRAGQYAALLAYLVFLAFPFLWLISTAFKPPRELGSLHPTWIPEDPTLANFRQAFDEQPLLRAAGNSLVAALAAALIAVVIATPMAYTMARNRGRLTTAATGWVVVSQAFPFVLVIIPLFLILKNLHLINTLVGLITVYVVWSLPFALWMLVGYVRAVPMELEEAASVDGAGRLRTLVSVTAPLLAPGIVATALFAFITAWNEFFFALVLLKTPEKQTLPVVLTHFLGAEGVADLGPLAAAAFLATIPSLVIFAVIQKRITGGMLAGAVKS; encoded by the coding sequence ATGACGGCCCGACGCATCGGCAGGGCGGGGAGAGCCGGGCAGTACGCCGCGCTGCTGGCGTACCTGGTCTTCCTCGCGTTCCCGTTCCTGTGGCTGATCTCGACCGCGTTCAAGCCGCCGCGTGAACTCGGTTCGCTGCATCCCACCTGGATTCCTGAGGACCCGACCCTGGCGAACTTCCGGCAGGCCTTCGACGAGCAGCCGCTGCTCCGGGCCGCCGGCAACAGTCTGGTCGCGGCCCTCGCCGCCGCGCTGATCGCCGTGGTGATCGCGACCCCCATGGCGTACACGATGGCCCGCAACCGCGGCAGGCTCACGACGGCGGCCACCGGCTGGGTCGTGGTCAGCCAGGCGTTCCCGTTCGTCCTGGTGATCATTCCGCTTTTCCTGATCCTGAAGAACCTCCATCTGATCAACACCCTGGTCGGTCTGATCACGGTCTATGTGGTGTGGTCACTGCCGTTCGCGCTGTGGATGCTGGTCGGCTATGTGCGGGCGGTGCCGATGGAGCTGGAGGAGGCCGCCTCGGTCGACGGGGCCGGCCGGCTGCGTACGCTCGTGTCGGTCACCGCGCCGCTGCTCGCGCCGGGCATCGTCGCCACCGCGCTGTTCGCGTTCATCACCGCGTGGAACGAGTTCTTCTTCGCGCTCGTCCTGCTCAAGACCCCGGAGAAGCAGACCTTGCCGGTCGTCCTCACCCACTTCCTGGGCGCGGAGGGTGTCGCCGACCTCGGGCCGCTCGCCGCGGCCGCCTTCCTCGCGACGATCCCCTCGCTCGTCATCTTCGCCGTCATCCAGAAGCGGATCACGGGCGGCATGCTGGCAGGGGCGGTGAAGAGCTGA
- a CDS encoding carbohydrate ABC transporter permease produces MTSTTPTARSGKSTARTRGAGDDRGRPRGAGRPRRGRVADHGAWFLVLPALIPILVLSVGPLLYGIALAFTDSQAGRTEPTEWIGTLNFQDLLHDTLFWDSFRIGLLWAVGVTVPQFLLALGLALLLDQRLRMRWLARALAIVPWAMPEVVVGIMWRLVYNPDAGILNESIRSLGLGEGRDWLTGLATALPAVIVVGIWAGMPQTTVALLAGLQNTPHELHEAAALDGAGAWRRFRTVTWPAIRPVALAITALNFIWNFNSFALVYVLTNGGPGGRTRLPMLFAYEEAFRYGQFGYAAAMGCVMVAVISVMLAFHLVGRLKGGDDG; encoded by the coding sequence GTGACATCGACGACCCCGACGGCGCGGTCCGGGAAGAGCACGGCCCGGACCAGGGGCGCCGGAGACGACAGAGGCAGACCGCGCGGGGCGGGCAGACCACGCCGCGGACGGGTGGCCGACCACGGGGCCTGGTTCCTCGTCCTGCCCGCGCTGATCCCCATCCTGGTGCTGAGCGTGGGACCGCTGCTCTACGGCATCGCGCTCGCCTTCACCGACTCGCAGGCCGGACGCACCGAGCCCACCGAGTGGATCGGCACGCTCAACTTCCAGGACCTGCTGCACGACACCCTGTTCTGGGACTCGTTCCGGATCGGCCTGCTGTGGGCGGTCGGCGTGACCGTCCCGCAGTTTCTCCTCGCGCTGGGTCTGGCGCTGCTGCTCGACCAGCGGCTGCGGATGCGCTGGCTCGCCCGGGCACTGGCGATCGTGCCCTGGGCGATGCCGGAGGTCGTCGTCGGCATCATGTGGCGGCTCGTCTACAACCCGGACGCGGGCATCCTCAACGAGAGCATCCGGAGCCTTGGCCTCGGTGAGGGCAGGGACTGGCTCACCGGGCTCGCCACCGCACTGCCGGCGGTGATCGTCGTGGGGATCTGGGCGGGCATGCCGCAGACCACGGTCGCCCTGCTCGCCGGACTGCAGAACACACCGCACGAGCTGCACGAGGCGGCCGCCCTCGACGGCGCCGGCGCCTGGCGCAGGTTCCGTACGGTCACCTGGCCGGCGATCAGGCCCGTCGCGCTCGCGATCACCGCCCTCAACTTCATCTGGAACTTCAACTCCTTCGCCCTGGTGTATGTGCTCACCAACGGCGGACCGGGCGGCCGGACCCGGCTTCCCATGCTGTTCGCGTACGAAGAGGCCTTCCGCTACGGCCAGTTCGGCTACGCGGCGGCGATGGGCTGCGTGATGGTCGCCGTGATCTCCGTGATGCTCGCCTTCCACCTCGTGGGACGGCTCAAGGGAGGCGATGACGGATGA